One genomic region from Arenicella chitinivorans encodes:
- a CDS encoding RDD family protein yields MSEKIDTMHLVETPEGTDLHAEVAGVVPRALAYGIDFLVRMGILFILGLVVTFTGGKLGGLWLLVFFLLEWGYPVFYEVYRDGQSIGKRAFNLRVVSEDLTPIKFGPSVVRNLLRTADIFPFLYIFGVISMAVTTRFQRLGDLAAKSLVIYDDNQRYNMTALSDVTPIAPTIPLSEDLQTAFINFALNRGNLSQSRQLEIAEIIQAKIPNHNHEPVSYVRGVGKWLLGAK; encoded by the coding sequence TTGTCGGAAAAGATAGACACCATGCACCTGGTGGAAACACCAGAGGGGACTGATTTGCATGCCGAAGTTGCTGGCGTAGTGCCGCGTGCGTTGGCGTACGGCATCGATTTTCTGGTGCGGATGGGGATTTTGTTCATCCTTGGCTTGGTGGTCACCTTTACCGGCGGTAAGTTAGGTGGGCTCTGGTTGTTGGTGTTTTTTTTACTGGAATGGGGTTATCCAGTGTTCTATGAAGTTTATCGTGACGGGCAGTCCATCGGTAAACGTGCCTTCAATTTGCGCGTAGTCAGCGAAGACCTGACGCCAATTAAGTTTGGCCCTTCGGTGGTGCGAAACCTGTTACGCACGGCCGATATCTTCCCGTTTCTGTATATTTTTGGCGTTATCAGCATGGCCGTCACGACACGCTTTCAACGCCTGGGTGATCTGGCTGCGAAGTCGTTGGTAATCTATGACGACAACCAGCGCTATAATATGACTGCACTCAGTGACGTAACGCCAATCGCACCGACTATTCCGCTGAGCGAAGATTTACAGACTGCGTTTATCAACTTTGCCTTGAATCGCGGGAACTTGTCGCAATCGCGCCAGCTTGAAATAGCTGAGATTATTCAAGCAAAAATTCCGAACCACAATCATGAACCGGTAAGCTACGTGCGTGGTGTTGGAAAGTGGTTGTTAGGGGCAAAATAG
- a CDS encoding stage II sporulation protein M, which yields MKQLEFENHYREFWQHMEDLLDGKDEVDASLIQRFPSDYRRLCQHLAVAKSRRYAPGLTNRLNYLVQRGYQKLYGQRVKDQGILVEYFVRGFPAALRRNARYLWIAGAAFVLPYVLMMIACMVNDQMLYSVMDPASVRGMESMYQPGADKFGREDEAATDLFMFGFYIYNNIGIAFRCFATGLFFGVGSLFTLTFNGVVIGGVSGHLTALGYTETFYPFVVGHGSFELTAIVFSGAAGLKLGWALLSPGRLSRLQAMQAAASDAIKIMYGVFIMLTIAALIEAFWSASAIIPNQGKYAVGAILWIAVYYYCFFFARQEVRAYIAAHESR from the coding sequence GTGAAACAACTGGAATTTGAAAATCATTATCGCGAATTTTGGCAGCATATGGAGGATCTGCTGGACGGCAAAGACGAGGTGGATGCCTCGCTGATCCAGCGTTTTCCGTCTGATTATCGTCGCCTCTGCCAACACTTAGCGGTGGCAAAAAGTCGTCGTTATGCACCGGGTTTAACCAATCGATTGAATTATCTGGTTCAGCGCGGCTACCAGAAACTGTACGGCCAGCGGGTCAAAGACCAAGGGATTTTGGTGGAGTATTTTGTGCGTGGCTTCCCGGCGGCTTTGCGTCGAAACGCACGCTATTTGTGGATCGCCGGGGCTGCGTTTGTGTTGCCTTACGTACTTATGATGATCGCGTGCATGGTGAACGATCAAATGTTGTATTCGGTAATGGACCCAGCGTCAGTTCGTGGTATGGAATCCATGTATCAACCAGGCGCGGATAAGTTTGGTCGAGAGGACGAGGCAGCGACTGACTTATTCATGTTTGGGTTTTACATTTATAACAATATTGGCATCGCGTTTCGTTGTTTCGCAACTGGCCTGTTTTTTGGTGTCGGCAGTCTCTTCACGCTGACGTTCAACGGTGTTGTCATCGGTGGTGTATCGGGGCACCTCACCGCATTAGGTTACACCGAGACCTTTTACCCATTCGTGGTCGGCCATGGCTCGTTCGAATTGACGGCAATCGTGTTCAGTGGTGCAGCGGGATTGAAGCTCGGTTGGGCCCTCCTGTCTCCGGGGCGGTTAAGTCGATTGCAGGCAATGCAAGCAGCTGCTTCCGATGCCATAAAAATTATGTATGGCGTGTTTATTATGTTGACCATCGCTGCCCTGATTGAGGCTTTCTGGTCGGCTTCGGCGATTATTCCAAACCAAGGGAAATACGCTGTTGGGGCGATACTTTGGATCGCGGTGTACTACTACTGCTTTTTCTTCGCTCGCCAGGAAGTGCGTGCGTACATTGCTGCCCATGAATCTCGATAA
- a CDS encoding DUF4129 domain-containing protein, with protein MINWCRSSALLAMWLCFATPVLAQSDNLRLKEGEELPRAPVAEHAHDAISEILATDDFSRTKTVTRWKKKEKPEQQDTDESYPDWMISFAESMENAGDFFEGMALILKVLLWGLLAWIVVYLIRRYYGDVGRFIRNLNQDATPRELPTTLFGLDVKKTSLPKDVVARSREQWSQGDHRGAIATLLQASLIKLLHDHECTFYDSDTETECGQRIEAQSTKPLSDYMWSLIRLWQQVAYAHRVPSAAQFDQLCTGWQEVF; from the coding sequence ATGATTAACTGGTGCCGTTCCAGTGCGCTGCTTGCGATGTGGTTGTGTTTCGCCACGCCTGTGTTGGCTCAGTCGGACAACCTCAGATTGAAAGAGGGCGAAGAACTGCCGCGAGCGCCTGTTGCTGAGCACGCACATGATGCAATCAGCGAAATTTTAGCAACGGATGATTTTTCGCGTACTAAGACAGTCACGCGGTGGAAAAAGAAAGAAAAGCCCGAGCAGCAAGACACTGACGAGTCGTATCCAGACTGGATGATCAGTTTTGCCGAATCCATGGAGAATGCTGGTGATTTTTTTGAAGGGATGGCGCTAATTCTTAAAGTGTTGTTGTGGGGATTGTTGGCCTGGATTGTGGTGTATCTAATTCGCCGCTATTACGGGGATGTCGGCCGCTTTATTCGCAACCTGAATCAGGATGCTACGCCACGTGAGCTCCCAACCACGCTATTCGGTCTGGACGTTAAGAAAACCAGTCTGCCCAAGGATGTCGTCGCACGGTCCAGAGAACAGTGGTCGCAAGGTGACCATCGGGGCGCAATCGCAACTTTACTGCAAGCCAGTCTCATCAAACTATTGCATGACCATGAATGCACTTTTTATGACTCAGATACCGAGACCGAGTGCGGTCAGCGTATTGAGGCTCAGTCCACCAAGCCACTGAGCGACTACATGTGGTCACTGATTCGTCTTTGGCAGCAGGTAGCCTATGCACACCGAGTTCCATCCGCAGCACAGTTTGATCAGTTGTGCACTGGCTGGCAGGAGGTGTTTTAA
- a CDS encoding DUF4350 domain-containing protein codes for MQGRLIWLASLILLAVFGAWFYLTHERVEEEVWLGLSREAKRNPYLATERYLDARNVDVIRGATEADFKSIPTGAVVMISHADNMLVSASKINAALEWVADGGTLVVGAGMEVQGHDSVFTRFGIVPHAHISEFAAAIKDEVEKELSTSERMREANRQLEEQKAREKAQGLDADGSESPDSGDAPNESQDEVLEDDDSSEELDEFSSIFIDALNQKHRHSYFSTDLFTDDALIYMAKVDRFVLLHPWISSDEEIDNADVMDTEQWSAATSSDIDSEPWSVRDQYGPRLLDFDYGEGRFVAVSSTDYWNNGHVGEADHAFLLSQLVPDGSSLYLFYDVDAESLWGLIYRYFFEFLLVAAVILGLWLWRRGIRTQMLRRVASHQRRNFAEHLEASTRYLVNKQQWAPLINSLRDDVDARLRLVAPGFRELSTPEQVDLLVELAGVGREQAEYWLGPAQDINDQYELFNALKVGNLIRKKL; via the coding sequence ATGCAAGGACGATTAATCTGGCTTGCGTCCCTGATATTGCTGGCTGTTTTTGGCGCGTGGTTCTACCTGACGCATGAGCGGGTAGAGGAGGAGGTGTGGCTGGGACTAAGCAGAGAGGCTAAGCGGAATCCGTACCTAGCCACAGAGCGGTATTTGGACGCACGTAATGTGGATGTGATTCGCGGTGCGACCGAAGCCGACTTTAAGTCGATTCCGACTGGCGCTGTGGTCATGATTTCGCACGCCGATAATATGTTGGTATCCGCGTCTAAAATCAATGCAGCGCTAGAATGGGTAGCTGATGGCGGTACATTGGTTGTTGGTGCCGGCATGGAGGTCCAAGGGCATGACTCCGTTTTTACCCGATTTGGAATTGTGCCTCATGCACACATCTCTGAATTCGCAGCGGCGATCAAGGATGAGGTCGAGAAGGAGCTGTCAACCAGCGAACGAATGCGCGAAGCAAATCGACAACTTGAAGAGCAGAAGGCCAGAGAGAAGGCGCAGGGGCTTGACGCTGATGGCTCGGAATCACCCGACTCTGGCGACGCGCCTAATGAATCGCAGGACGAAGTGTTGGAGGATGATGATAGCTCAGAAGAACTTGATGAGTTTTCTTCGATCTTTATCGATGCCTTGAATCAAAAGCATCGCCACAGCTATTTTAGCACCGACCTATTTACTGACGATGCATTGATTTACATGGCCAAAGTAGATCGCTTTGTATTGCTGCATCCCTGGATCTCCAGTGATGAAGAAATTGACAACGCTGATGTGATGGATACCGAGCAATGGTCCGCCGCGACCAGCTCGGATATTGATTCGGAGCCGTGGAGCGTGCGTGATCAGTATGGGCCACGTCTGCTGGATTTTGATTACGGTGAGGGTCGTTTTGTTGCCGTGTCCAGCACGGACTACTGGAACAATGGGCACGTTGGTGAAGCGGATCATGCCTTTTTGCTGTCGCAATTGGTGCCGGACGGCAGCAGTCTCTACCTGTTTTACGACGTTGATGCGGAATCACTCTGGGGACTGATTTATCGTTATTTCTTTGAGTTTTTATTGGTGGCCGCAGTGATACTTGGACTGTGGTTGTGGCGGCGTGGCATACGGACTCAGATGTTACGCCGTGTTGCCAGCCATCAGCGTCGTAATTTCGCTGAACACTTGGAAGCCAGTACCCGCTACCTGGTAAATAAACAACAATGGGCACCGTTGATAAACTCATTGCGGGACGATGTCGATGCGCGTTTGAGATTGGTTGCACCCGGATTCAGGGAACTATCAACGCCAGAGCAGGTAGACCTTTTAGTAGAGCTTGCCGGTGTTGGACGTGAGCAAGCGGAATACTGGCTCGGTCCAGCACAGGACATCAACGATCAATACGAACTTTTCAATGCCTTGAAAGTCGGCAATTTAATACGGAAAAAGCTATGA
- a CDS encoding AAA family ATPase — protein sequence MNDTPNEHSDSVISPSGVDAAASSPAEDQAVTKMRMLLAQVNTALIGQESVVKQVLLALLSNGHVLLEGVPGLGKTLLVRALAKTFSGDFKRIQFTPDLMPSDVTGHVVFDLQNKSFQMNHGPVFTNLLLADEINRAPAKSQAALLEVMQEKQVTTEGESRKVPLPFMVLATQNPLEQEGTYPLPEAELDRFLIKVVIQFPSVADEIRLTKLITQGQVGDNNSIASINPVVTAAELLAYQQQVADIAIDDQVVDYAVRIVRATRTHPSIFRGAGSRASIGLVRIAKANAFLEGRHFVLPDDVKNLAVAVLQHRIALTPDVEIEGLSAADVLQQLLQDVEAPRQ from the coding sequence ATGAACGACACTCCAAACGAACACTCTGATTCAGTGATCTCCCCGTCTGGGGTTGATGCCGCGGCCAGCAGCCCGGCTGAAGACCAAGCGGTCACTAAAATGCGTATGCTGTTAGCGCAGGTTAATACGGCCTTAATCGGCCAAGAATCCGTGGTTAAGCAGGTCTTGTTAGCCCTGTTGTCGAACGGTCACGTATTGCTAGAAGGGGTTCCTGGGCTGGGCAAAACCTTGCTGGTACGTGCGTTGGCTAAAACTTTTTCCGGGGACTTTAAACGGATTCAATTCACGCCTGATCTGATGCCGTCAGATGTGACGGGTCACGTGGTATTCGACCTGCAAAATAAGTCGTTTCAGATGAATCATGGTCCGGTGTTCACGAATTTGTTGTTAGCAGATGAAATCAATCGTGCACCAGCTAAATCTCAAGCTGCCTTGCTGGAAGTGATGCAGGAAAAACAGGTGACCACCGAAGGTGAGTCGCGTAAAGTGCCATTGCCGTTCATGGTGTTGGCCACGCAGAACCCGCTGGAACAGGAAGGGACATACCCGCTACCGGAGGCGGAGTTAGACCGATTCCTGATTAAGGTCGTGATCCAGTTTCCGAGTGTGGCCGATGAGATTCGCTTAACCAAGCTGATTACACAAGGGCAGGTTGGTGACAATAATTCCATCGCAAGCATCAATCCGGTCGTCACTGCGGCAGAACTATTGGCGTATCAACAGCAAGTCGCGGATATCGCCATCGATGACCAAGTGGTGGATTACGCGGTGCGAATTGTGCGTGCAACTCGCACTCATCCATCGATATTTCGTGGTGCTGGGTCACGTGCCAGCATTGGTTTGGTGCGTATCGCTAAAGCGAATGCTTTCCTTGAGGGGCGTCATTTTGTGCTGCCGGACGACGTCAAAAATCTCGCGGTTGCGGTGCTGCAACATCGGATAGCCTTGACCCCCGATGTCGAGATTGAAGGTCTGTCGGCCGCGGATGTGCTGCAACAATTGTTACAAGACGTAGAGGCACCGCGTCAGTGA
- a CDS encoding DUF58 domain-containing protein has translation MKLKLIPQVRPTERLLSIGVGVAVVFLGLCAWQLFDSDSALAASLMSLAAWLVCAFTLMVAWDAFRADLPSAYDARRILPNSFALNRTQRVVFELENKGDRVLTLSVSDGVPDHFECAQFPLHQRVETEQIGRFEYSVKPKRRGLAEFEPAYVLIESRLGFWEHIRRLGGESSAKVYPDFSAISNSFVFGVEQAMRNMGAHIAKRKGDGMEFNQLREFREGDTLKQIDWKATAKLGAPISREYQEEKDQNIVFLLDCSRRMRAMEQDLSYFDYALNALLMSSYIALDKGDAVGVMSFSGEPSWLPPVKGKANINTLLNHLYALSTSTQSSDYVAAAESLLVKQRKRSLVIVMTNVRDEDSQDLQQAVSILSKQHLVMIVALQERILDQVDDMQLETQDDVLLYAGVKHFEHSRKKMLALLRAKGVSVVDATHKNLHVKLVSEYLRLKQFGRI, from the coding sequence GTGAAATTAAAGCTGATCCCTCAGGTCCGTCCAACCGAACGCTTACTTTCCATAGGCGTCGGTGTTGCTGTGGTGTTTTTGGGGTTATGTGCATGGCAGCTGTTCGACTCGGACTCTGCACTGGCGGCAAGCCTTATGAGCCTTGCTGCGTGGTTGGTGTGTGCCTTTACATTGATGGTGGCATGGGATGCGTTTCGCGCTGATTTGCCGAGTGCTTATGATGCGCGCCGCATCTTGCCTAACTCTTTCGCGCTTAACCGCACACAGCGTGTGGTATTCGAACTCGAAAATAAGGGTGATCGTGTATTAACTTTGAGTGTGAGTGACGGCGTGCCTGATCACTTTGAGTGCGCACAATTTCCATTGCATCAGCGAGTGGAAACTGAGCAGATTGGCCGTTTTGAATACAGTGTGAAGCCAAAACGTCGTGGTCTCGCGGAATTTGAACCGGCATATGTGTTGATCGAATCCCGGCTCGGCTTTTGGGAACATATTCGTCGACTCGGTGGAGAATCATCCGCCAAGGTTTACCCGGATTTCAGTGCTATCTCAAATTCCTTTGTGTTTGGCGTTGAACAGGCGATGCGTAATATGGGGGCACACATCGCCAAGCGCAAAGGTGATGGCATGGAGTTCAATCAACTGCGTGAGTTCCGAGAAGGGGACACACTTAAGCAGATTGACTGGAAAGCCACCGCCAAGCTCGGTGCGCCAATTTCACGCGAATATCAGGAAGAAAAAGACCAAAATATCGTCTTTCTGCTCGATTGTAGCCGTCGCATGCGAGCGATGGAGCAGGACCTAAGCTATTTTGATTATGCGTTAAATGCGCTCCTGATGAGTAGTTATATTGCGCTGGACAAAGGCGATGCTGTTGGTGTGATGAGCTTTTCCGGTGAGCCAAGCTGGTTACCACCGGTAAAAGGCAAGGCGAACATCAACACTCTACTGAATCATTTGTATGCCTTGTCAACCTCAACTCAAAGTAGTGATTATGTTGCCGCTGCGGAGAGCTTGTTGGTGAAACAACGCAAACGTTCCTTGGTTATCGTGATGACCAACGTGCGTGATGAAGACAGTCAGGATTTGCAGCAGGCAGTGTCGATTTTATCTAAGCAACATTTGGTCATGATTGTGGCGCTGCAGGAACGCATCTTAGATCAGGTGGATGATATGCAGCTGGAGACTCAAGACGATGTGCTTTTGTACGCAGGGGTCAAGCATTTTGAGCACAGTCGCAAGAAAATGCTGGCGTTACTCCGAGCCAAGGGTGTGTCAGTGGTCGATGCGACACACAAGAATCTCCATGTAAAGCTGGTCTCTGAGTATTTGCGTTTAAAGCAATTTGGCCGTATTTAG
- a CDS encoding cryptochrome/photolyase family protein — translation MNTTQKLTLVWLREDLRLDDNPALSHAAARGAVLPIYFFPDEMGAASRWWLHHSLKTLQQQCADAGAPLLLLDGDPISTIPQIAKQTGATQVVWNRVYSPAGIELGKTLKQSLAVGQVDTQSFNANLLIEPSKILTKQGTPFKVFTPFWRHSQQQISPQEPLSAPARLTSIAHELTSRTLDDWALLPSRPNWARGFGTVWEPGEFGAESRWTRFLEETISKYKDGRDLPAKQLTSMLSPHLAFGEISVRRLWLDVQEAMATGEVSVENGSKFLAEIGWREFSRYLLCHFPRIEHAPFNPKFEDFPWQTSALHLAAWQQGRTGYPIVDAGMRELWQTGYMHNRVRMICASFLTKHLLIHWQSGADWFWDTLVDADLANNTASWQWVAGCGADAAPYFRIFNPVLQGQKFDKHGDYVRRWVPELANLPDKYVHQPWAAAQTTLLDAGLVLGKDYPKPVVDHSAARQAALDAYAQIKSN, via the coding sequence ATGAACACGACACAAAAACTCACTCTCGTTTGGTTACGTGAAGACTTGCGGCTAGACGACAACCCCGCGCTGTCACATGCGGCCGCCCGTGGTGCCGTACTGCCTATCTATTTTTTTCCCGACGAGATGGGGGCAGCCAGTCGTTGGTGGCTACATCACAGTTTGAAAACACTGCAGCAACAGTGCGCCGATGCTGGCGCGCCGTTACTGTTGCTGGATGGTGACCCGATTTCGACAATTCCGCAGATTGCGAAACAAACGGGCGCGACCCAGGTTGTGTGGAACCGCGTCTATTCCCCTGCGGGAATAGAACTCGGTAAAACGCTTAAACAGAGTCTGGCTGTCGGGCAAGTTGATACCCAGTCGTTCAATGCCAATCTTCTGATCGAACCAAGCAAAATTCTCACTAAACAAGGTACGCCATTTAAGGTCTTTACGCCTTTCTGGCGGCATAGCCAGCAACAGATATCGCCGCAAGAACCACTCAGTGCACCAGCGCGCCTGACAAGCATCGCTCACGAATTGACCAGTAGAACGCTTGACGATTGGGCGCTGCTGCCAAGCCGCCCCAACTGGGCTAGGGGCTTCGGCACAGTCTGGGAGCCAGGTGAGTTTGGCGCTGAGTCGCGCTGGACACGGTTTCTTGAGGAAACGATAAGTAAGTACAAAGATGGACGGGATTTGCCAGCTAAGCAACTGACGTCCATGCTGTCACCACATCTCGCATTTGGGGAGATCAGTGTACGTCGACTTTGGTTGGATGTGCAGGAGGCCATGGCGACGGGGGAAGTGAGCGTCGAAAACGGTTCTAAATTTTTGGCCGAGATTGGCTGGCGGGAATTTAGTCGTTATCTACTGTGCCACTTTCCAAGGATAGAGCACGCGCCGTTCAACCCCAAGTTTGAGGACTTTCCTTGGCAAACATCGGCATTACACCTCGCAGCCTGGCAACAAGGTCGTACAGGATACCCGATCGTCGATGCCGGTATGCGTGAGCTCTGGCAAACGGGGTATATGCATAATCGCGTTCGAATGATCTGCGCATCATTCCTAACCAAACATTTGTTGATCCATTGGCAATCCGGTGCGGACTGGTTCTGGGATACCTTGGTGGATGCGGATCTGGCGAACAATACCGCAAGCTGGCAATGGGTTGCGGGTTGTGGTGCTGACGCGGCACCGTACTTTCGAATTTTTAATCCGGTGCTGCAAGGACAAAAGTTTGATAAACATGGAGATTACGTACGACGATGGGTGCCCGAGTTGGCAAATTTGCCGGATAAATACGTCCACCAGCCTTGGGCAGCGGCCCAAACCACGTTACTCGACGCTGGCTTGGTGCTGGGTAAAGATTACCCCAAGCCGGTGGTGGATCACTCGGCTGCACGTCAGGCAGCGCTAGATGCCTATGCGCAGATTAAATCCAATTGA
- a CDS encoding glutathione peroxidase, which yields MSQHTVIKTSDDMQGKRVPNVIFRVRENDEWTNISSDDLFKGKTVVVFSLPGAFTPTCSSTHLPRYNELANTFTANGVDSIVCMSVNDTFVMNAWKQDQEADNITVIPDGNGEFTAGMGMLVGKEDLGFGKRSWRYSMLVKDGVVTKMFVEPDVPGDPFEVSDADTMLDFINPQARKPSSVALLSKPGCPYCVRAKALLQDKGIAYEEIVLGKDATSVSVKAISGRATVPQVFFDGKLIGGSEELAEFLAND from the coding sequence ATGTCGCAACACACTGTGATTAAGACGTCTGATGATATGCAAGGGAAACGCGTACCCAATGTGATTTTTCGAGTGCGCGAGAACGACGAGTGGACAAATATTTCGAGCGACGACTTGTTTAAAGGCAAGACTGTCGTTGTATTTTCATTACCCGGCGCGTTTACGCCAACCTGTTCATCAACACACTTACCTCGGTACAATGAGCTGGCAAACACATTCACAGCCAATGGCGTGGACAGTATTGTCTGTATGAGTGTGAACGATACCTTTGTAATGAATGCTTGGAAACAAGACCAGGAAGCTGACAATATTACGGTTATTCCGGACGGCAATGGTGAGTTTACAGCAGGCATGGGCATGCTGGTGGGCAAGGAAGATCTGGGGTTCGGCAAGCGCTCATGGCGCTATTCCATGCTCGTCAAAGACGGCGTGGTAACCAAAATGTTTGTCGAACCTGACGTCCCAGGTGATCCGTTTGAAGTATCGGACGCAGACACTATGCTCGATTTCATCAATCCGCAAGCCCGTAAACCGTCTTCCGTGGCCTTGCTTAGCAAACCCGGGTGTCCGTACTGTGTGCGCGCCAAGGCATTGTTGCAAGATAAAGGGATCGCCTACGAAGAAATCGTATTAGGTAAGGATGCTACGTCAGTCAGTGTAAAAGCGATTTCAGGCCGTGCAACCGTGCCGCAAGTGTTCTTCGATGGCAAGTTGATCGGTGGTTCGGAAGAATTGGCCGAGTTTTTGGCCAACGATTAA
- a CDS encoding DUF3820 family protein — protein MGFSQQDLIKLARWQMPFGKYSGRALIDLPEAYLLWFQKHEFPTGELGRLLALCLALKIDGLDGLVKPLRQARSKDI, from the coding sequence CTGGGTTTCTCTCAGCAGGACTTGATCAAACTCGCACGCTGGCAGATGCCGTTCGGTAAATATTCCGGACGCGCATTGATCGACTTGCCAGAAGCCTATTTGCTCTGGTTTCAAAAGCACGAATTTCCAACAGGTGAGTTAGGTCGCCTGTTGGCTCTCTGTCTTGCTTTGAAGATTGATGGCTTAGACGGTCTTGTGAAGCCACTCAGACAAGCGCGTTCTAAGGATATCTAA
- a CDS encoding DUF1223 domain-containing protein, which yields MGTFHSRLFAWVLLSTCLWSTITQGRSNDQQRFVSRSSQVGLLELYTSEGCSSCPPADRWLSQVKSAPNLWHDFVPVAFHVDYWNYLGWQDRFAQPAFSQRQRRYAREYGEPTVYTPGLRWNGSEWRGWRSVMAPVVNTGQEVGVLRLLINAPGQFEAQFHTTAAPRGRQSRTLTVAILGMDLVSNVARGENRGRLLRHDFVVLGMHRFAEQKQGSWSGQLPRPHQASSQYAVVAWVTQGNRLTPLQATGGYLYRHLLTK from the coding sequence ATGGGTACGTTTCATTCACGATTATTTGCATGGGTGCTGTTGTCGACGTGTTTATGGTCGACAATAACCCAGGGTCGATCAAACGATCAGCAACGCTTTGTAAGTCGATCATCGCAAGTCGGGTTACTTGAACTTTATACTTCTGAGGGATGCAGTAGTTGCCCGCCGGCCGATCGCTGGCTAAGTCAGGTCAAGTCAGCCCCAAACCTGTGGCATGACTTCGTGCCGGTAGCATTTCACGTTGACTATTGGAATTATTTGGGCTGGCAAGATCGGTTTGCACAGCCTGCGTTCAGTCAGCGGCAACGTCGGTATGCCCGTGAGTACGGTGAACCAACGGTTTATACCCCGGGCTTGCGATGGAATGGCAGCGAATGGCGAGGCTGGCGAAGCGTTATGGCTCCAGTGGTGAACACGGGTCAGGAGGTCGGCGTTTTACGATTGCTTATTAATGCACCCGGTCAATTTGAAGCACAATTTCACACAACCGCTGCGCCAAGGGGTAGGCAATCACGCACCTTAACTGTTGCCATACTCGGCATGGATCTGGTCTCGAACGTGGCGCGTGGTGAAAACCGAGGGCGTTTATTGCGTCACGATTTCGTCGTGTTAGGCATGCATCGATTTGCGGAGCAGAAGCAGGGTAGCTGGTCCGGCCAACTGCCGCGACCGCACCAAGCGTCAAGCCAGTATGCGGTTGTTGCTTGGGTCACCCAAGGGAATCGCCTGACACCATTGCAGGCCACTGGCGGGTATTTGTACCGGCACTTGCTGACTAAATAG